In one bacterium genomic region, the following are encoded:
- a CDS encoding peptidoglycan binding domain-containing protein — protein MPEERKKQAIRTKHWFLVLLPLFILLLLNAWAAVFVEGVIYPGVKVAGQDVSGLTRQQAISFLQSKPLGKQVKLNVGGQEFVASNEEIGARYDVPATVELAYQKGRQYKLPIIGIIDSMRTHHDIGYAFELDYRKLSAFTNQIVEKVGQPAKNASLVIENGQATIQPDINGLGLDKMRVTQLVSGALATAQDGNFTLDTEPVEASIRATAVESTKSEAEVLLQRSIRLTYNDRVFQPSAVNIGYWIVTQPNDEVNPSKLQVQISEAQVKGYVQSVANEIDKAPVNKKVVVKNGVSSVEREGQDGVALNQDMVTSTIVQAMRENRDTDIVLQTSPVAFKTETIRTTSLDAAKYIEINLSRQYMWAYENGQVVHSAPITSGATGAGLGTVTGLFAIYSKGTNTYLNGAQYGYNYNVFVNYWMPFFKGYGLHDASWRNGRFGGQDYYYNGSHGCVNLPAGTAAFIYSWSDIGTPVWVHN, from the coding sequence ATGCCTGAGGAAAGAAAGAAACAAGCTATTAGAACAAAGCACTGGTTTTTAGTGCTTTTGCCTCTGTTTATCTTATTACTTTTAAATGCATGGGCTGCAGTTTTTGTTGAGGGTGTGATATATCCTGGCGTTAAAGTTGCGGGACAAGATGTTTCGGGGCTAACACGCCAGCAGGCGATATCTTTTTTGCAGTCCAAGCCACTTGGCAAACAGGTTAAGCTGAATGTTGGTGGACAAGAATTTGTGGCTAGCAACGAGGAAATTGGTGCGCGCTATGATGTACCGGCTACGGTTGAGCTAGCCTATCAAAAGGGTCGTCAGTATAAGTTGCCAATTATAGGTATTATTGACTCGATGCGCACCCATCATGATATTGGTTATGCTTTTGAATTGGATTATCGTAAGCTGAGTGCTTTTACGAACCAGATAGTTGAGAAGGTTGGACAGCCAGCTAAAAATGCCTCACTAGTTATTGAAAATGGTCAAGCTACAATTCAGCCCGATATTAATGGGCTGGGCCTTGATAAGATGCGAGTAACTCAGCTTGTATCTGGTGCTTTGGCTACTGCACAAGATGGTAATTTTACTCTAGATACAGAGCCGGTTGAGGCTTCAATTAGAGCCACTGCGGTAGAGTCGACTAAATCTGAGGCGGAGGTATTGTTACAACGCTCGATTCGATTAACATATAATGATCGAGTTTTTCAGCCCAGTGCTGTTAATATTGGCTATTGGATTGTGACGCAACCAAATGATGAGGTGAACCCCAGTAAATTACAGGTGCAAATTTCGGAGGCGCAAGTTAAGGGCTATGTGCAGTCGGTGGCTAATGAAATTGATAAGGCACCTGTAAATAAAAAAGTAGTGGTTAAAAATGGTGTTTCGTCAGTTGAGCGTGAAGGTCAAGATGGAGTTGCTCTCAATCAGGATATGGTGACAAGCACTATTGTGCAAGCCATGCGTGAAAATCGAGATACTGATATTGTATTACAAACCAGTCCAGTAGCTTTTAAGACCGAAACTATTAGGACGACTAGCTTAGATGCGGCAAAATATATTGAAATTAACTTGTCGCGACAGTATATGTGGGCCTATGAGAATGGTCAGGTGGTTCACTCAGCGCCGATTACAAGTGGTGCTACAGGCGCTGGATTAGGAACGGTGACGGGACTATTTGCAATTTATTCTAAGGGTACTAATACTTACTTAAACGGCGCACAGTATGGGTATAACTATAACGTATTTGTTAACTATTGGATGCCCTTCTTTAAGGGGTATGGCTTGCATGACGCCAGTTGGCGCAATGGTCGGTTTGGTGGTCAGGATTATTATTATAATGGGTCACATGGGTGCGTTAATCTGCCAGCTGGTACGGCGGCCTTTATCTATTCGTGGTCGGATATTGGTACGCCAGTATGGGTGCATAACTAA
- the pheS gene encoding phenylalanine--tRNA ligase subunit alpha — MKNPLEILDQVESEYITLIASASKQQDLLDIKSKLIGRQGRLQQVLKSLGSLNVEERREVGSRANILRQKIEEAIISREKTIAQSEDNALSAVDLSLPLRTEQLTGHGHPTQLVLDDIYEVFLRLGFAVVDGPEVETDWYNFEVLNMPPDHPARDMQDTFYLEADTGRVPLVPRTHTSAAQIRYLENNQPPFKIIVPGKVYRNEDEDRTHSWTFYQVEGLVVGEDVSMADLKGTLLHCVQLLLGQDVKIRFRPSFFPYTEPSVEVDVWYRDEWLEVGGAGMVHPHVLARGGVDSEQYNGFAFGFGPDRLALIRYGLTDLRKLWRPNLLMSEEL, encoded by the coding sequence ATGAAAAATCCACTAGAAATACTTGATCAGGTTGAATCCGAATATATTACACTAATAGCCTCTGCTTCAAAACAGCAGGATTTACTTGATATTAAATCAAAGTTGATTGGCCGACAGGGGAGATTGCAACAGGTATTGAAGTCACTCGGTTCGCTGAATGTTGAGGAACGGCGCGAGGTTGGCTCTAGAGCTAATATACTCAGACAAAAAATTGAAGAAGCTATAATCTCTCGAGAGAAGACAATTGCACAATCCGAGGATAATGCATTGTCAGCGGTTGACTTATCACTTCCGTTACGCACAGAACAGCTAACTGGACATGGACATCCGACACAGTTAGTGCTTGATGATATTTATGAAGTATTTTTAAGGCTTGGCTTTGCAGTTGTTGATGGGCCGGAGGTGGAGACTGACTGGTATAATTTTGAGGTTCTAAATATGCCACCCGATCATCCGGCACGAGACATGCAGGACACCTTTTATCTAGAGGCAGATACCGGCAGGGTGCCACTTGTGCCACGTACGCATACTTCGGCGGCACAAATTCGCTATTTGGAGAATAATCAACCACCATTTAAGATTATTGTTCCAGGTAAGGTGTATCGTAATGAGGATGAAGATAGGACACACTCCTGGACTTTCTATCAAGTGGAGGGCTTGGTGGTTGGTGAGGATGTGAGTATGGCCGACCTTAAGGGAACACTATTGCATTGTGTACAGTTGTTATTGGGTCAAGACGTAAAGATACGATTTCGACCGAGCTTCTTCCCGTATACTGAGCCTTCGGTTGAGGTGGATGTATGGTATCGAGATGAGTGGCTAGAAGTTGGTGGGGCTGGCATGGTTCATCCGCATGTATTGGCTCGCGGTGGGGTTGATTCGGAGCAGTACAATGGTTTTGCTTTTGGGTTTGGCCCAGATCGCTTGGCTCTGATTCGTTATGGATTGACTGATCTGCGGAAGCTTTGGCGACCTAATTTACTGATGAGCGAAGAATTATGA
- a CDS encoding type IV secretion system DNA-binding domain-containing protein yields MQAVTVLAVFIALAFIGVVIIGVALFVRRSQRTKDIERGIKMVPLLLKLPPAETDESQRDDREKIKENISKAEGIFTLLSGLITKRKLYSQRHIAFEIVARGEQIYFYVGVPAALTGAVEKALVAAYPTIQIDQALEHNIFSQQGKIAGVSGGELNLTQKNIYPVQTYKTLEFDPMSGMIASLSKLTQDEGAAIQIMVRPAPPKWSKGAREYAKGLLNPQRAKSTDPMHIATQIAKAPFSTPDWQAKEQMNDPTKQADTIDQKLAQAIEEKASEPAFETMIRIVASSTDQARSQLVVQDIVNGFAQFNQPGSNGFVFQPAHTPRELAHSFIFRIFPRNRRAVILNSTELATIFHLPDAAAEIGTPLERKGRREVSAPAELPTEGVVIGSNFFQGKEKVVRLSDEDRKRHMYIIGQTGTGKSVTLEDLIVQDMALGKGLCVIDPHGELADAVLAKVPRSRIDDVIYFNPADLVVPLGLNIMEFDPEHPEQKDFIIQEVINMLYKLYDPDKQGIIGPRFEHWFRMASLTIMSDPAGATFLEVPKPFVDDEYLKEKFKFVKDSTVQDFWINEMGQTSDYHKSEMLGWFVSKWGAFQSNEVMRNIIGQYKSAFNFTDIMDTNKILIVNLSKGQTGTENSRLLGMIFVIKLLAAALARSGREKSQMPQFTLYVDEFQNFSTDSFATILSEARKYNLCLVVANQFIGQLSEEIKGAVFGNVGTLFTFRCGPEDAEFLEKQFEPSFDRNDLVNIPNLQGAIKLMANGLPTVPFTIHPVFPPVGKPNPELAIQLKELTRKRFGRPKAEVEEEVRLQLRTRDSAATESEKKPASVQAG; encoded by the coding sequence ATGCAGGCCGTAACAGTTCTAGCAGTATTTATTGCCCTAGCTTTTATAGGAGTGGTGATTATTGGTGTGGCGCTATTTGTGCGTCGGTCGCAACGTACTAAGGATATTGAGCGCGGTATAAAGATGGTACCCTTACTCCTCAAGCTACCGCCGGCCGAGACGGATGAAAGCCAGCGCGATGATCGTGAGAAAATTAAGGAGAATATTTCAAAGGCCGAGGGAATCTTTACGTTATTATCTGGCTTAATTACAAAGCGCAAGCTATATTCTCAGAGACATATTGCTTTTGAGATTGTAGCTCGGGGTGAGCAGATTTATTTTTATGTTGGTGTACCGGCGGCATTAACTGGCGCGGTGGAGAAGGCTTTGGTGGCAGCTTACCCAACTATTCAGATAGACCAGGCACTTGAGCATAATATCTTTAGTCAACAAGGTAAGATAGCTGGGGTGTCTGGTGGTGAGCTAAATTTAACCCAGAAAAATATTTATCCCGTCCAGACTTATAAGACATTAGAGTTCGATCCAATGAGCGGTATGATAGCCTCACTTTCCAAGCTAACCCAAGATGAAGGTGCAGCCATTCAGATTATGGTGCGCCCTGCCCCACCGAAATGGTCAAAGGGTGCGCGCGAATATGCTAAAGGGCTACTTAATCCTCAGCGTGCGAAGTCGACCGATCCGATGCATATCGCCACTCAGATTGCGAAAGCACCCTTTTCGACTCCCGATTGGCAGGCCAAAGAACAAATGAATGATCCGACCAAACAGGCCGATACGATTGACCAGAAGCTAGCTCAGGCAATTGAAGAAAAAGCTAGTGAGCCGGCTTTTGAAACGATGATTCGGATTGTAGCCAGTTCGACCGATCAGGCTCGTAGTCAACTGGTGGTGCAGGATATAGTTAATGGCTTTGCCCAGTTTAATCAGCCGGGCAGTAATGGCTTTGTTTTTCAGCCGGCTCATACGCCCAGAGAGCTTGCCCATAGCTTTATTTTTCGGATATTTCCCAGAAATCGTAGGGCGGTTATTTTAAATTCGACAGAGCTAGCAACAATTTTCCATTTGCCAGATGCAGCGGCTGAGATTGGTACGCCACTAGAGCGTAAGGGTCGTCGAGAGGTATCGGCACCGGCCGAGTTGCCAACTGAAGGCGTGGTGATTGGCTCAAACTTCTTTCAGGGCAAGGAAAAAGTGGTGCGACTATCGGATGAGGATCGTAAGCGCCATATGTATATTATTGGGCAAACCGGAACCGGTAAGTCGGTTACCCTGGAAGATCTCATCGTGCAAGATATGGCTCTGGGTAAGGGGCTATGTGTAATTGATCCACACGGTGAGTTAGCAGATGCGGTGCTGGCAAAAGTTCCACGTAGCCGTATTGATGACGTGATTTATTTTAATCCGGCCGATCTGGTGGTCCCATTGGGGCTTAATATTATGGAATTTGACCCTGAGCATCCGGAGCAGAAAGACTTTATTATTCAGGAAGTTATAAATATGCTCTATAAGCTCTACGATCCAGATAAGCAGGGAATTATTGGGCCACGTTTTGAGCATTGGTTCCGGATGGCGTCACTAACTATTATGTCCGATCCAGCTGGTGCGACGTTCTTGGAGGTGCCAAAACCATTTGTAGATGACGAATACTTGAAAGAGAAGTTTAAGTTTGTTAAAGATTCTACCGTGCAGGACTTTTGGATTAATGAGATGGGTCAGACTTCAGATTATCATAAAAGTGAGATGCTGGGTTGGTTTGTGTCAAAGTGGGGTGCCTTCCAGTCTAACGAAGTAATGCGTAATATTATTGGCCAGTATAAGAGTGCCTTTAATTTTACTGACATTATGGATACTAATAAGATTTTGATTGTGAATCTCTCAAAAGGTCAAACTGGTACGGAAAATTCTCGACTTTTGGGTATGATTTTTGTTATCAAATTACTAGCTGCGGCATTAGCTCGTTCGGGGCGTGAAAAAAGTCAGATGCCACAATTTACTCTCTACGTTGATGAGTTTCAAAACTTTTCAACTGATAGCTTTGCTACGATCCTATCGGAAGCTCGTAAGTATAACCTGTGCCTAGTGGTGGCCAACCAATTTATTGGCCAGTTGTCAGAGGAAATTAAAGGCGCTGTATTTGGTAATGTTGGTACACTGTTTACATTTAGGTGTGGGCCAGAAGATGCTGAGTTCTTGGAAAAGCAATTTGAGCCTAGCTTTGATCGAAATGATTTAGTGAATATCCCGAATCTTCAGGGTGCAATAAAGCTCATGGCGAATGGTTTACCGACCGTGCCGTTTACAATCCATCCAGTTTTTCCGCCAGTTGGTAAGCCTAATCCTGAACTTGCCATTCAGCTAAAAGAGCTGACACGTAAACGGTTTGGTCGACCCAAAGCTGAGGTCGAAGAAGAAGTTCGATTACAGTTGCGCACACGTGATAGTGCGGCGACAGAATCAGAAAAGAAGCCAGCCTCTGTGCAGGCGGGCTAG
- a CDS encoding PKD domain-containing protein, with amino-acid sequence MLFRDVVSNIALGRENKNVLGFYIKRIADEQSTRVITAVLAILMVAFQSVTFIAPPKVSEASSGSSNDIIYGGYKSKADLLHKFDTNPEVRAIFVRVGIGRDEIVRSTPSRVNSSWDVWSMGRKRHGEQNILMDIPGAHSTVYLRPLRVWGNNKWFSGLEGKTGVGKQFWILYDCGNPVFSANTPGEKVPAPSTPPPPPPPPPPPPPPPPPPPTPEPKASYSCQSLAAYMDTANSKMNPPLKVTFVGTAQVENTNIKNYIFDFGDGERISTAKSQVDHVYKKSGTYTARLKVETTAGTTDYTVACSQTIRVVDPKLTYNKQAVNLSIKDKNGNPIQASGTTAQAGNEIRYSISATNTGTGVVSGFVFEEAIADILEYADIKDLGGARLVEKPIPGQEDKLIERTLVWDKVEIKGGETATKQFVVKVKNPIPATPIGASDQSSYDLKMENLFFNNRVEILLEQPPVKKVEQVTQTLPQTGAGVATTTMALFTSGMVFILLRNRLIKRELEILAVSETGGRDV; translated from the coding sequence ATGTTATTTCGTGATGTCGTTTCAAATATTGCATTAGGTCGTGAAAATAAAAATGTTCTAGGCTTCTATATCAAAAGAATTGCCGACGAACAATCAACTCGTGTTATTACAGCTGTTTTAGCTATCTTGATGGTGGCTTTTCAGTCGGTAACTTTTATAGCTCCACCGAAAGTTTCCGAAGCGAGTTCAGGTTCTTCGAACGATATTATTTATGGTGGGTATAAGTCCAAGGCGGATTTATTGCATAAGTTTGATACTAACCCAGAAGTTAGGGCTATTTTTGTTCGTGTAGGGATTGGCCGTGATGAAATTGTGCGATCTACGCCAAGCCGAGTAAATTCATCTTGGGATGTTTGGTCGATGGGACGCAAGCGTCATGGTGAGCAAAATATTTTAATGGACATTCCGGGAGCTCATTCAACTGTTTATTTACGGCCACTGCGGGTGTGGGGCAATAATAAATGGTTTTCTGGGCTAGAGGGCAAAACGGGAGTAGGTAAGCAGTTTTGGATACTCTACGATTGTGGTAATCCAGTATTTTCAGCTAATACACCAGGCGAGAAAGTGCCAGCTCCGTCAACTCCTCCTCCTCCTCCTCCTCCACCTCCTCCACCACCACCTCCTCCACCACCACCACCAACTCCAGAGCCAAAGGCAAGCTACTCGTGTCAGAGCTTAGCGGCATATATGGATACTGCAAATAGCAAAATGAATCCACCCTTAAAAGTTACCTTTGTAGGTACGGCGCAGGTTGAGAATACAAATATTAAGAATTATATTTTTGACTTTGGTGATGGAGAGCGGATTTCTACTGCTAAATCGCAGGTGGATCATGTCTATAAAAAATCTGGCACTTATACTGCTCGCTTAAAAGTAGAGACTACGGCCGGAACGACCGACTATACCGTGGCCTGTTCGCAGACTATTCGAGTGGTTGATCCAAAGCTAACATATAACAAGCAGGCGGTTAACTTATCTATTAAAGATAAGAATGGGAATCCAATTCAGGCTAGTGGTACAACAGCTCAGGCCGGCAATGAAATACGCTACAGTATCTCAGCAACTAATACGGGAACTGGCGTAGTTAGTGGGTTTGTTTTTGAAGAAGCGATTGCCGATATTTTAGAGTATGCCGATATTAAAGATTTGGGTGGAGCGCGGTTGGTTGAAAAGCCAATTCCGGGCCAGGAAGATAAACTGATTGAGCGCACTTTAGTCTGGGATAAGGTAGAGATTAAAGGTGGTGAGACAGCCACAAAGCAGTTTGTAGTGAAGGTGAAAAACCCAATTCCCGCCACTCCAATCGGCGCCAGCGATCAGAGCTCTTATGACTTGAAGATGGAAAACCTTTTCTTCAATAATCGAGTTGAAATCCTATTAGAGCAGCCGCCGGTTAAAAAAGTTGAACAAGTCACTCAAACACTACCTCAAACAGGTGCTGGTGTGGCTACCACTACGATGGCACTCTTTACTAGTGGTATGGTATTTATACTGTTGCGTAATCGTTTGATTAAGCGTGAGCTAGAAATATTGGCAGTCTCAGAGACAGGAGGTAGAGATGTCTGA
- a CDS encoding C40 family peptidase, with the protein MKIAVATLNRYLKNHRTVDEIVELLARTEIEVEEIIRSNALDPGIILVKTIQVEPHPNADRLRLVTVSTGTKKIRVVCGAPNVTVGQRVGLVQPGAKLPDGTKIETSKIRGETSHGMLASAKELGLSDDHTGIHVFEEDQHKLGTSLCDIVFSGDVLDIKTPANRWDFLSGVGIAREIAVYDSGQGVVEPVVGEYEYKKTEFVNVKAREENRRFMSAKLRVKNNVKSPTWLVDNLSANGIATHNPVVDVTNFVMLEMGQPSHAYDATALTGPLEVRYARKNEKITTLDDELRDLDSRDLVICDANGPIGLAGVMGGKASQIQPETTEIILEAAHWDKATIRKSATRHGLRTEASARYERSLPLPLPEKAFARLLDLLQEICDAKIIDGPYDQLYGWPWQQFLGVRVRRAEKFLGMQIDEGQVIKGLRSLGFKVDHFSITKELKSHIGKPYRWGANYRADGETAFDCSYLVDRIYSKLGIFVGHTSLGQFHTGRPVEVNHLKPGDVLFYEGKIEKSVTDHYYLMNQDGVKTRYNLEEPEKVGHNGIYLGGGKVVQAAQYKYKQGDWVLRDEGGVIVSPVEEFIENPGYLGARRYVESFNHILAVEVPWWRTDIRLEADMYEEIAKIVGYDSMPETLPKIAPMPELSQSNLVAMRELRRKLVHIGGTDVATYSFISEEDALRTKLNPQKLPIVANPRSPEQKYLRSDLLASHLVMWQKNSVYKLSQITFEFSRVFQSSGRDGDLPIEKWQLAISSVGSDSLMYLQAFMHGFLSSVKLEPTFGDIGSTDDRLVPQCSAQMMLGDTKLGVIGRVSTPIWREFNLSQPVSFAVFDVDALLQPRDYAKVRNLPEYQLVQRDMSLEVQTNVAWQSILDALKDYDQLVTINYLDSYSNQVLSKAGRRVLTIRVRLDLGAQPSLEVIQAAESDIVTRLQQECPQADLRLR; encoded by the coding sequence ATGAAAATTGCCGTTGCAACCCTTAATCGATATTTGAAAAACCATCGGACTGTTGATGAGATTGTTGAACTATTGGCTCGAACCGAAATTGAAGTTGAGGAGATTATTCGCTCTAATGCATTGGATCCGGGTATTATTTTAGTGAAAACCATACAGGTTGAGCCTCATCCAAACGCTGATCGCCTACGGCTAGTGACAGTTAGTACTGGCACTAAAAAGATTCGAGTTGTCTGTGGTGCACCAAATGTGACGGTTGGTCAGCGTGTTGGATTGGTTCAGCCGGGTGCTAAGTTGCCAGACGGGACAAAAATTGAAACCTCGAAGATTCGTGGTGAGACTTCGCACGGCATGCTTGCTAGTGCTAAGGAGCTCGGTCTGAGCGATGATCATACAGGAATTCATGTCTTTGAAGAGGATCAGCATAAGCTTGGTACATCATTGTGCGACATTGTATTTTCTGGAGATGTGCTGGACATTAAGACACCTGCAAATAGGTGGGATTTTTTGAGTGGGGTAGGGATAGCGCGGGAAATTGCTGTTTATGACTCAGGGCAGGGGGTGGTGGAGCCAGTTGTGGGTGAGTATGAATATAAAAAAACAGAATTTGTAAATGTCAAGGCTAGGGAAGAGAATCGTCGCTTTATGTCTGCTAAGTTGCGCGTTAAGAATAATGTAAAAAGTCCTACATGGCTTGTGGATAACTTGTCCGCTAACGGCATTGCGACACACAATCCAGTGGTTGATGTTACTAATTTTGTGATGCTTGAAATGGGTCAACCAAGTCATGCTTATGATGCTACAGCACTGACTGGCCCACTCGAGGTCCGTTATGCTAGAAAAAATGAAAAAATTACCACACTTGATGATGAGTTGCGCGATTTAGATAGTCGAGACCTAGTAATTTGTGATGCTAATGGACCGATTGGGCTAGCTGGTGTAATGGGTGGAAAAGCATCGCAGATTCAGCCTGAAACAACTGAGATTATCCTGGAGGCTGCACATTGGGATAAGGCAACTATTCGTAAGTCAGCCACCCGACACGGTTTACGCACAGAAGCGTCGGCTCGGTATGAGCGCTCTCTCCCACTCCCCTTGCCCGAAAAAGCTTTTGCTCGGCTACTCGACCTCTTGCAAGAAATTTGTGATGCCAAGATCATTGATGGTCCGTACGATCAACTTTATGGCTGGCCGTGGCAACAATTTTTAGGTGTTCGAGTTCGTCGAGCTGAGAAATTTTTAGGCATGCAAATTGATGAGGGTCAAGTTATAAAGGGGCTGCGCTCGCTCGGTTTTAAAGTAGATCACTTCTCTATCACAAAAGAACTCAAGAGCCATATCGGTAAGCCCTATCGTTGGGGTGCTAATTATCGAGCTGATGGCGAGACAGCTTTTGATTGCTCATATCTGGTAGACAGGATTTATTCTAAGTTAGGTATCTTTGTTGGCCACACGTCATTAGGGCAATTTCATACTGGCAGGCCGGTTGAGGTAAATCATTTAAAACCTGGTGATGTATTGTTTTATGAGGGCAAGATTGAAAAATCAGTTACCGATCATTATTATCTAATGAACCAGGATGGTGTAAAGACCCGCTATAACCTGGAAGAGCCAGAGAAAGTTGGGCACAATGGTATTTATTTGGGTGGCGGAAAGGTTGTTCAGGCAGCTCAGTATAAGTATAAGCAGGGTGATTGGGTGCTTCGAGATGAAGGCGGTGTGATTGTCTCCCCTGTTGAGGAGTTTATTGAGAATCCTGGCTATTTGGGTGCGCGTCGTTATGTGGAAAGCTTTAATCATATTTTAGCGGTTGAAGTACCATGGTGGCGCACGGATATTCGTCTGGAAGCTGATATGTATGAGGAGATTGCAAAAATAGTTGGCTACGACTCAATGCCAGAAACGCTGCCAAAAATTGCGCCAATGCCAGAGTTGAGTCAGTCTAACTTGGTTGCGATGCGTGAATTGCGCCGTAAGTTAGTGCATATTGGTGGCACAGATGTGGCAACTTATAGCTTTATTTCAGAAGAAGATGCGCTGCGAACCAAGCTTAATCCTCAGAAATTACCGATAGTGGCGAACCCACGTTCTCCTGAGCAAAAGTATTTACGATCCGACCTTCTGGCTAGTCATTTAGTGATGTGGCAGAAAAATAGTGTTTATAAATTGAGTCAAATTACTTTTGAGTTCTCACGGGTTTTTCAAAGTTCAGGTAGAGATGGTGATTTACCGATAGAAAAATGGCAGCTAGCGATTAGTAGCGTTGGGTCAGATAGCCTAATGTATTTGCAGGCTTTTATGCATGGCTTTTTGTCTAGTGTAAAGCTGGAGCCAACATTTGGTGATATTGGGTCTACCGATGATAGATTAGTGCCACAATGTTCGGCACAGATGATGCTGGGTGATACGAAACTCGGTGTGATTGGGCGAGTTAGTACACCGATATGGCGAGAGTTTAATTTGTCGCAACCAGTGAGCTTTGCAGTGTTTGATGTGGATGCCCTACTGCAACCCAGAGATTATGCAAAAGTTAGAAATTTGCCGGAGTATCAGTTAGTACAGCGTGATATGAGCTTGGAAGTTCAGACCAATGTAGCGTGGCAGTCAATTTTAGACGCATTAAAAGACTATGACCAATTAGTAACTATCAATTACTTGGATAGTTATTCCAATCAGGTACTCAGTAAAGCTGGGCGACGGGTGTTAACAATTAGGGTGCGCTTAGATTTGGGTGCACAACCGTCTTTGGAAGTAATCCAGGCTGCTGAATCAGATATTGTAACTAGGCTTCAGCAAGAGTGTCCGCAGGCAGATTTGCGGTTACGATAA